In the Kribbella sp. NBC_00482 genome, one interval contains:
- a CDS encoding carbohydrate ABC transporter permease, translating into MALAADVKRRRRTEALWGYAFLTPQLIGLIAFMVGPLVFAIVLSFSSWDGLGSRTFVGLQNFIGVWQNAQLRQSWLNTAWFTALQVPGLLLTGFFFAFFIQKAGRLTPFYRIFFFAPQVTSTVAVGAIWLWLLNPEISPINSVLKSIGLPNPPDWLQNPRTAIPAIVVVSIWQGLGYMIVMFVAGLQNISPTLMEAADIDGASEWQKLRRITVPLLSPTILFLSITSIIGSFQVFDYIYFFFDTTAPANAHTIVYDIVNIAFREFKFGFAAAIAVYLFLILLVLTGLQFLAQKRWVHYTE; encoded by the coding sequence ATGGCGCTCGCAGCTGATGTGAAGCGCAGACGGCGGACCGAAGCGCTGTGGGGGTACGCCTTTCTCACCCCGCAGCTGATCGGCCTGATCGCCTTCATGGTGGGGCCCCTGGTGTTCGCCATCGTGCTGTCGTTCTCCAGCTGGGACGGTCTGGGCTCGCGCACGTTCGTCGGGCTGCAGAACTTCATCGGTGTCTGGCAGAACGCCCAGTTGCGGCAGTCCTGGCTGAACACCGCGTGGTTCACCGCCCTCCAGGTCCCAGGACTGCTGCTCACCGGCTTCTTCTTCGCGTTCTTCATCCAGAAGGCGGGCCGGCTGACGCCGTTCTACCGGATCTTCTTCTTCGCGCCGCAGGTCACGTCGACCGTCGCGGTGGGCGCCATCTGGCTCTGGCTGCTGAACCCCGAGATCAGTCCTATCAACTCCGTGCTGAAGTCGATCGGGCTGCCCAACCCGCCTGACTGGCTGCAGAATCCGCGGACGGCGATCCCGGCGATCGTCGTGGTGTCGATCTGGCAGGGCCTCGGCTACATGATCGTGATGTTCGTCGCCGGTCTGCAGAACATCTCGCCCACCCTGATGGAGGCCGCCGACATCGACGGCGCCTCGGAATGGCAGAAGCTGCGCAGGATCACCGTGCCGCTGCTGTCGCCGACCATCCTGTTCCTGTCGATCACCTCGATCATCGGGTCCTTCCAGGTGTTCGACTACATCTACTTCTTCTTCGACACCACAGCGCCGGCGAACGCCCACACGATCGTCTACGACATCGTGAACATCGCCTTCCGTGAGTTCAAGTTCGGGTTCGCCGCGGCCATCGCGGTGTACCTGTTCCTCATCCTGCTGGTCCTGACCGGCCTCCAGTTCCTTGCTCAGAAGAGATGGGTGCATTACACCGAATGA
- a CDS encoding carbohydrate ABC transporter permease, with protein MTSSSGEIGARGLEPARRKNASHGLRGGRFKPSWIPLHLLLVAGSLAMFVPFLWMLFSALKPLDEIFAQPPKLLPKLWQPQNFVTAWQGADFARAYFNSVYIAGLVTVLTLITCSMAAYAFARIRFPGRKVIFGVFLATLMVPFQLTVIPLYVIMGQLRWIDTHLALIVPPALFNAFGVFLLRQYVRGIPLELEEAASIDGAGRVRIFTTIILPLLRTPLVALGIFVFLGQWNSFFSPLIFLNSDRNFTIPLVVNQFKGAYSSDWTSLMAATTMAALPMLLIFIVAQRQIVQGIALSGSKT; from the coding sequence ATGACTTCCTCATCAGGCGAGATCGGCGCCCGGGGCCTCGAACCGGCGCGCCGGAAGAATGCTTCTCATGGGCTGCGCGGGGGGCGGTTCAAGCCGTCCTGGATTCCGCTGCACCTGCTGCTGGTCGCGGGCTCCCTGGCGATGTTCGTGCCGTTCCTGTGGATGTTGTTCTCGGCCCTGAAGCCGCTCGACGAGATCTTCGCCCAGCCGCCGAAGCTGCTGCCGAAGCTCTGGCAGCCGCAGAACTTCGTCACCGCTTGGCAGGGCGCCGACTTCGCCCGCGCGTACTTCAACAGTGTCTATATCGCCGGTCTGGTCACGGTCCTCACCCTGATCACCTGCTCGATGGCCGCCTACGCCTTCGCGCGGATCCGCTTTCCGGGGCGGAAAGTGATCTTCGGCGTCTTCCTGGCCACCTTGATGGTTCCGTTCCAGCTGACCGTGATCCCGCTGTACGTCATCATGGGGCAGCTCCGCTGGATCGACACCCACCTGGCGCTGATCGTCCCGCCGGCGTTGTTCAACGCCTTCGGCGTCTTCCTCCTCCGCCAATACGTCCGCGGCATTCCGCTGGAGCTGGAGGAAGCCGCCTCGATCGACGGCGCGGGGCGGGTCCGGATCTTCACCACCATCATCCTGCCGCTCCTGCGTACCCCACTCGTTGCCCTCGGCATCTTCGTGTTCCTCGGACAGTGGAACTCGTTCTTCTCTCCACTGATCTTCCTGAACAGCGATCGGAACTTCACGATTCCGCTCGTGGTCAACCAGTTCAAGGGCGCCTACTCCTCCGATTGGACGAGCCTGATGGCGGCCACGACCATGGCGGCGCTGCCGATGCTGCTGATCTTCATCGTCGCCCAACGCCAGATCGTGCAAGGTATCGCCCTGTCCGGCTCGAAGACCTGA